A window of Phragmites australis chromosome 2, lpPhrAust1.1, whole genome shotgun sequence genomic DNA:
CCACACTACCATCTACACCGACAAATCAAAACCCTAATGGCCTCTACTCAATCGGATATGCAACCTCACGCTTCCGCATTAGATTGGTGTTCATTAAGGCTAAGATTGATGTTTTAGTTGAGTTTAGATCTAATATTTATCTCAGCCGTCTATTTCTTCCACATAATACTCATATATCTattaattttcttatttatcttatgatttttttcacccACCCttctaatataaataaatagtgTTAATAAATCATACGTCCGTATACTTAGTAGAATCTTGTTGTTCCTCTACAGGAGAGGCAGGATGTGAGGAAGGATCAGGAGCTCGACACTTGTCATCCGCATGTCACGCACGAGCACGGTAGCCATAATTAGTAACCCCCGGCCGCTCCGCCAGCAACCACGCCTCCTGCTCCTGCCTGCATTTGTGGGATTTGACACCATCCATCCAGCTAGGAGCGGCGGCACGGGTGCTCGAGCAGAGTCGGCTTTGCTAGGTGCCATCGTAGTTCGTGGAGAGTATATCGTTCGGCTGGTCGATGGACGGCCTCCACACGGAGCTCGCGATGGGTCTAATCGGATGCGGCAGCGGAGACCAGCTCCAGACGGCGCCGTTCGTGGCCAAGATCTACCAGATGGTGTGCGACCCCAGGACGGACGCGCTCGTCCGGTGGGGGAGGGAGAACAACAGCTTCGTCGTCGTCGACCCCGCCGGCTTCTCGCGGCTCCTCCTCCCCTGCTTCTTCAAGCACAGCAACTTCTCCAGCTTCGTGCGCCAGCTCAACACATACGTACGTGATGAGGCTTCCCCGTTTCCACCTGTTGACTCGTGTAGCTTGTACAAGTTGAAGCTTAGACATTGAGATGCCAGTGCCTTGCGCGTGCACTGTACTTACTTGGAGTAACGGATGCTTTGCTTGATTGGATTCTTGTTTGCGCAGGGGTTCCGGAAGGTGCACCCGGACCGGTGGGAGTTCGCGCACGAGTCGTTCCTGAGCGGCCAGACGCACCTGCTCCCGCGCATCGTGCGCCGCAAGAAGCGCGGAGAGGGCGCATCCTgctccgccggcggcgagcagtACTGCGGCGGAGAGGatcaggagggagaggaggaacgGGAGgcgctgctcgaggaggtgcagcggctgcggcgggagcaggcGGCCATCGGGGAGGAGCTGGCGCAGATGAGCCAGCGCCTGCAGGCCACGGAGCGGCGGCCCGACCAGTTCATGTccttcctctccaagctcgcaGCGGACCCCGACGGCGTCACGCGCCACCTCATCGAGCAAGCCGCCGAGAAGAAGCGCCGCCGCATGCACCTCCAGCACCATCGTCCCAACGCCTCCCCCCTCCCGCCTCCTCTCCCGCcggcgccatcgccgccgctagCGCTGCTGGCTCTCGGCGGCGCAGCCATGGACTGCGACGACTGGCTATGGGCGGCGGAGCAGAAGCCAGCGTTGCTGCCCTCCTTCGATCCCACCGTTACCTGCGGGGTGCAGCAGGTGCCGGATTTCGCGAGCGGCGCCGGTGCCGGCATCGGCATGGGCCTGACTACTGACGACGAGACCGCAGTGGAGACGCCCTTCCCGTTCTGCCTTCTTGGCCAGGGTTTCCTTTAACCCGGCGAATCATGCTCATGTATGCACGGTTTACTTCCTCTTACTCATTTTAGTTACTCCTACTCCTCAACATCATGCAAATGACTGTTCAGCTATGCAGTGATCAGGCTATACATCGGTATGTCTTGTGATCATTGTCACATATATGAGAACAGATTACAGGCTACTGTGCCTGTTGTATGTAATCGTATAACTGATCGATCGATGATGGTTCATTAGTTTTGGTAAAGTACTCTCTTCGGTTATAAATATAAATTGCTTTAGCTTTCTTAActatctatctattatcttaatatttaagagaaaaaataagttacacaaaagaaaaagaactaaatcactcattgttatgaatatcTGATGAcctagtttaaaaaaaaaattatatcaaatACTATTAATAAATAGgtaaattcataattaaaaggTATGAAAAATTAATAGTTTGATTTTCATACGGTTTGAGAAACAAAACATCtcaataaagagtccaaataaaataaatataaataataactAAAATTGGTGTTATActaaaaaaagaaggatccacATTAAATATagtcttaaaaaaatcaaattattataaaaataaaacacCTATATAAAGaatccatgtaaaatacaattaatcaataactaaattttataataaaaataatgaaaattttacttagataatatattaagaaacacCATATAGCTCAAAGTCGTCACATCAGACAAACAACAGGCAAGACATAACACGGAGAAAAGGTAAACCTATTCTAATTTTGTTAGAATGCATATACCAGACGCAAAATTATAGCAGTTGATCAAAACATATACGAATCGAACCAATATCTATATACGATTCAGGTATAAGTTtgaagtataaataattttctcttctcttaacataatatttatctcttcttctaattttgtAACCAAATAACACTaacctcattaaaaaaaaactaaagagactaatttttaattaaaggTTATCGTGACAAAATATTACAGTAAGCCTAGCCATGCTATTAGTTTGGACCATCTTACTagttctctaaatataagtcatcaTTAAACTTCTAGGCATTTTTCACTTTTCTTATTCTCTTGATCTTGCTTAATAAATACTTTTGTtctcataaataaataagtcatcttttaaaagtttaatataaataaaaggTAACAAAGTTAATCTAGTTCCTTAATTCTTGTTTAAATATAAAACAACTTGCGCTTGCAATAGGAGGGAGTGTAAGTGATTAAACTAAGCTTGCCGCACTTGGTGCATTATTACTTTTGTCCACATGTAATTGCTTAGATCATTTCATTCGGTGTGGCGTCtgagggcatgtttgtttcagctagagattctgaaaagcagcttataaaagctagattgttaaaagctggattgtgaaaagctggattgtgaaaagcttttagactgtagattctaaaaaaataatggacagtttagtaaaatggaccttcacaatctatcaaaagctgaggaaaaccagcttctcagattctcacaatccaaccagcagattttaaaaagctataaccaaaagctgcctgtttgtttcagcttcggattataaaagctgaaagccagaatccgaagctgaaacaaacagggcttGACTCTACTCTAGTTCATGAGATGCTCGTGTACGTGTTACTACGGCGTTAGCCCAAGAGCTTTGGCCTGGATGCTTTTCCTGGGGCCCACAGCTCAGCCAATAGGAGGTCATGGTTTCCTATTGGTCCAGATGTATGTCTCTCTTATAATGCTTCTAAACTTTCTCTAGTGATGATGTtagcttttcctttttctgttcTCACTTTTTTTTGCGAGGGTTATTTTTTTAGAGAGGATGTAGCTAGTGACGATGTCAATTGAAGTTGTGATTTGGATGTTGATGGGAAGGAAGAAAATTAAAGGCTCTTTGACTCGCGAGAGGGTACGATCGGATCGGAGGGATTTTCTCTTGCGATATTGACCCGCCTTTTGCTTGTTGATTTTGGCATAGAGGCGGATCACCCCCTACGCAGGGTGGGGCACTACCCCAGCTACCCGGCGGCGCAAAGATCCCCTACGGCGTACCTTGGCTGACGCCCTGCCGAGATCGAAGCAAAGCAGAGGAGCCGCGTCACGTCGGGACTCGAGCGTCGGCCTCTCCGTAAGGGCGGGGACAGGGTAGTGGCCAGGGGCAGGTCCTTAACTACAAATTATAGATGTGTGTTTGAATCTCGGATAATAACTATCCTAGTCTTGCTGAGCAAAGACAACTATTTGGTAAAAGTAGAAAAGGCAGGCTCGAGCACGACTAATCCGCACGTGTGAGGAGGTGTCCACGCACGCCACCCCGATAGCCCCCTCCTTTCCcctttcaatttttttccttcccggtctttttaaaaaaaaattgcacgagaaaattttaaatttaaaagttttgagaaaaaattatacGAGAAAAGCTTGACATGAAAAATTAACGAGAAAAATTACCTTAAAAATTTTAaggaaaaaatttcaaaaaaatttacataggcctcacacaCGCGGAAGAGAATTTTCGCTTTTGAAGGTTGTCTAGCCTGCCACTGGCAA
This region includes:
- the LOC133909988 gene encoding heat stress transcription factor C-1a-like, with translation MDGLHTELAMGLIGCGSGDQLQTAPFVAKIYQMVCDPRTDALVRWGRENNSFVVVDPAGFSRLLLPCFFKHSNFSSFVRQLNTYGFRKVHPDRWEFAHESFLSGQTHLLPRIVRRKKRGEGASCSAGGEQYCGGEDQEGEEEREALLEEVQRLRREQAAIGEELAQMSQRLQATERRPDQFMSFLSKLAADPDGVTRHLIEQAAEKKRRRMHLQHHRPNASPLPPPLPPAPSPPLALLALGGAAMDCDDWLWAAEQKPALLPSFDPTVTCGVQQVPDFASGAGAGIGMGLTTDDETAVETPFPFCLLGQGFL